DNA from Thermogemmatispora onikobensis:
ATGCCGAAGCGCGCCGCCATCGTCTCCACGCCATCGCCTGGGACACCTGGTACCAGATACTGGTCAACGCGCCGGGCTGCTAAGCGGAGCATCAAGCGATAGGAGGGCCAGTAGCACCACTCCTGCAGGCGCCCGATGAGGCGACGCAGGCGGCTGCGGTGGGCGAGCAGGCGCCGACGCTCGGCCAGGTGGAGTGGATGAATGTCCTCCTGAAGCAGGGTCAAATGGCCATGATCGATGCAAACCACGCGCGCGCCAGCCAGATGACCCAGCGGAGCGGAAAGCAAGGCAGAGAAGACGGCATCCTGCGGCAGGACGAGATCGAAGGCGGTCCCTTGACGCAGCAAGGCGAAGAGCCTGGCGGCGCCAGTCAAAACATAGAACCAGACAAATGGAAAGTGAGAGGCGCCCATCCAGGAGCGGCCAAAACGGTGAATGACATATTTACCGGTCTCCTGGTCGGTAATGGCTCGGGTGAGGTATTCCATGCGCCAGTGGCCTTGCGTCGCTTCTTCGATGCCTTCCAGGACGGTGAGGACTCCGCCAATGGCTGGGAAGGCCGGGAGCGGGACGCAGACGCGCAGTTGACTGGGAGTGCTCGCCGGACGTGGAAAGAGGCGAGGTTGCCAGAAGCGCCAAAGGCGCGCGCTCAAGGAGTGTCGGGCGTGCCACCAGCGGGAGCGCAGGCGGCGCAGCCAGCTCTCTGAATAGTGCTGCCAGTGCTGGCGGGCGCGAACGCAAACCTCGCTCTTTGTCGAGGCTGCCAAAGCATCCAGCAAAGCAATCTGGAGAGCCAGCTCCTGGGCTGTAACCAGGCAGCGCGTAGCCAGGTCGCGATAGGGCCAGAAACGTCCAGCGAACTCACACAGGCTCCGTTCAAAGGTAGTCAGTGCTCGTTGGTATAGCTCTCGACTTACCTCCTCACAGGCGGGCCAATACTCTATCAGTTCATGGAGGCTGAGCAAAGCCAATGCCATGCCAGTGAAGCTATGGGTGGCTGGATAAATGGCCAGCTCTTCAAAGAAGATCCCATCAGCATAGAGGGGGGAGTAGATGCCTCCATCCAGAATATCGCAATGGAAAGTCTTCAGGCAGCGCTCCAGGGCCAGCATATACGCCTGATCACCTGTCATGCTCAGAGCGCGCAGCAAGACGGCCAGGACGCAGCTCTGCACAGGAGCGGAGAGGCAAAGCGTGGGGCCTCCACCTGGTCGGAGCAAGACGAGCGGCCAGCCGCCTGCGCCGTTGCCGAGAGGCTGCTCCAGAGCGAGCAAGCGCCTGGCATCTTCGAGGAAGAGATCCCTTTCCCGGTGATCACCGCCCACTAGAGAGCGGTTCCAATGGGTCAGGGCGCGGCAGGCTGTTTGCAGGGCAGCCGTGCTGGTAACCAGCGGATTACTCTGGCTCAGGCAATGCTTTAGCACCGCCGTAGGGTAGGGGCCGGGCTGCTGAGGCCAGCCACCTTCCTGATGCTCACTACCGCTACGCACTTTTTCATATTCATAAGAGATAGACATTGATTTTCTCCAGAAATGCATCTGTCAGATCGAAGAGATCGGATGATATATCATGACTCGCGCATAGGTGCAGGTGTATCCTTCGTAGCAGAATGAGAGGCCAGGCTGGCCAGCAGCAGAGGAGAAGAGAGTAGGCCAAGCATCAGCCAACCGAAGCAGGCCAGCGGTGGCAGAGTCCAGCCATTGATACTGATGCTATTGATGCACAGCGCTCCGACCGCAGCCAGGCCACCGGCGAGCAAAGCGCGCTGGCGCTGATCGCACAGTCGCCAGGTGCACCAGGCTTTCCACAGGTAGCAAATCAGGAGGGCGAGGAAGGCCACCAATACGGGGAGGCCGCCCATTGCTCCGAATTCCAGATAGGAATCGTGGGGATGAGCCAGAGGCACATACTGGAGCGGCGAGCGATAGGGGGCCGAGTCCTGCATATAGATACTCAAGCCGAAGCCCACCCCCGTGAACGGGTAAGCCATGATGACATTCAAGGCCGTTTCCCAGGCGCCCAAGCGCAGCGATAGCTCCCCCTGGCCTGTCAGGTGGGCGAAGAGGAGCTGGAGTTGATCAGAGAAGAAGAGGATCAGAATCAGTGAGACGAGGAAGATGCTCAAGGCGATCTGCAGGCGCAATCTCCAGCTGTCCACAAAGAGCAAGAAGAAAACCAGGCCACAGCAGGCGGCTACCCAGGCACCACCGCTGAACGTGAAGAGCAATGCCGGACCGATCACCAGCGCTTCACCAAGATAGAGCAGGCGGGCCAGCCAGAAGCGACTATGCGCGTAGAGACCCAGTGGAATGAAGAGGACAAAGGCGAAGAATGTTCCATTCCAGTTCGGATCGATAAAGAATCCCCCTACGCGCTGGACGCCGGTATCACCGAGAGTAAAATTCGAAACGCTCTTCAGAAAAGGATCGTGGAGGGAAGTGCCCAGGAGAAATTTACCTGTCAGTGCGATGACAATTGTATGAACGGCGATCAGAGCGCCGACGGCTGCCAGGAACTCCAGGACCAGCCAGAGGCTTTTCAGATTGCGCGCCGTATTGAGACCCAGCCAGAAGAAGAGGAAGGAGCCGACAATGATATTGGGATAGTAGAAGAGGGCGTCATCCAGATTAGTGGCTCCGCGCAGGGCGGGAAAGAGGGTCAAGCCCAAAAAGAGGAGCCAGAGCCAGAGCGGGCGAGGCTCCACCCAGGGGCGCTGCTGGGAGCGACCGAGGAAAAAGACCAGCAAAAGGGCAAGCGCGAG
Protein-coding regions in this window:
- a CDS encoding glycosyltransferase family 4 protein, with the translated sequence MSISYEYEKVRSGSEHQEGGWPQQPGPYPTAVLKHCLSQSNPLVTSTAALQTACRALTHWNRSLVGGDHRERDLFLEDARRLLALEQPLGNGAGGWPLVLLRPGGGPTLCLSAPVQSCVLAVLLRALSMTGDQAYMLALERCLKTFHCDILDGGIYSPLYADGIFFEELAIYPATHSFTGMALALLSLHELIEYWPACEEVSRELYQRALTTFERSLCEFAGRFWPYRDLATRCLVTAQELALQIALLDALAASTKSEVCVRARQHWQHYSESWLRRLRSRWWHARHSLSARLWRFWQPRLFPRPASTPSQLRVCVPLPAFPAIGGVLTVLEGIEEATQGHWRMEYLTRAITDQETGKYVIHRFGRSWMGASHFPFVWFYVLTGAARLFALLRQGTAFDLVLPQDAVFSALLSAPLGHLAGARVVCIDHGHLTLLQEDIHPLHLAERRRLLAHRSRLRRLIGRLQEWCYWPSYRLMLRLAARRVDQYLVPGVPGDGVETMAARFGIPASRVVRFASMVNIERYPVPSEEERAGRRQEYGFRPDDMVVAIACRLTPEKGLDLALASLARALERLKPTARARVRLIIAGDGPLRQELERTIDRLQLHDHCALWGELSAPEIARLLSISDIFLYTSTRGACFSMAVLEAMAAGCAVIASTRPPSNALLLAEGRGIAVRPADTEETANALVRLLDNPALCRQMGRAARAYIATQHSPETFRRALLRASGWAALEQLLTETVARNGLEGEVED
- a CDS encoding O-antigen ligase family protein — translated: MSIVQKTTQRSASSERGGRGLITPSTGLIALLIGALIVVGMVEVFAPLLVGTVIPSTSVTRQAASMATALITGLLFLALLLYLRCDEILTVTVALVHLYLDFYMSLIATAQLLALALLLVFFLGRSQQRPWVEPRPLWLWLLFLGLTLFPALRGATNLDDALFYYPNIIVGSFLFFWLGLNTARNLKSLWLVLEFLAAVGALIAVHTIVIALTGKFLLGTSLHDPFLKSVSNFTLGDTGVQRVGGFFIDPNWNGTFFAFVLFIPLGLYAHSRFWLARLLYLGEALVIGPALLFTFSGGAWVAACCGLVFFLLFVDSWRLRLQIALSIFLVSLILILFFSDQLQLLFAHLTGQGELSLRLGAWETALNVIMAYPFTGVGFGLSIYMQDSAPYRSPLQYVPLAHPHDSYLEFGAMGGLPVLVAFLALLICYLWKAWCTWRLCDQRQRALLAGGLAAVGALCINSISINGWTLPPLACFGWLMLGLLSSPLLLASLASHSATKDTPAPMRES